The following are from one region of the Dehalococcoidia bacterium genome:
- the upp gene encoding uracil phosphoribosyltransferase: MPDASLAGVFASTHPLVRDKLTTLRRKETEPKLFRELIRELSWLLAYEALADARLHDVRIVTPMQPATGQQLADRIGLVPILRAGISMADGVLQMVPLAQVWHLGMYRDHATLQPVAYYNRLPRPPQFDLALVLDPMLATGGSAVAAIGVLREAGIARIKFIGLIAAPEGVAAVQRAFPDVPIHLAAIDDRLDEHSYILPGLGDAGDRQFFTV; the protein is encoded by the coding sequence ATGCCTGACGCCTCCCTTGCCGGCGTGTTCGCCTCGACCCACCCGCTGGTGCGCGACAAGCTGACCACGCTGCGCCGCAAAGAGACCGAGCCGAAGCTGTTCCGCGAGTTGATCCGCGAGCTGTCCTGGCTCCTGGCCTACGAGGCGCTGGCCGACGCCCGCCTCCATGATGTGCGGATCGTCACGCCGATGCAGCCCGCCACCGGCCAGCAACTTGCCGATCGCATCGGCCTCGTGCCCATCCTGCGCGCCGGCATCAGCATGGCCGACGGCGTGCTGCAGATGGTGCCGCTGGCGCAGGTCTGGCACCTGGGTATGTACCGTGACCATGCGACGTTGCAGCCCGTGGCGTACTACAACCGGCTGCCGCGCCCGCCGCAGTTCGACCTGGCGCTGGTGCTGGATCCGATGCTGGCCACCGGCGGCTCGGCCGTGGCGGCGATCGGCGTGCTGCGCGAGGCGGGCATCGCGCGGATCAAGTTCATCGGCCTGATCGCCGCGCCCGAAGGCGTGGCCGCGGTGCAGCGCGCCTTTCCCGACGTGCCCATCCACCTGGCCGCGATCGACGACCGCCTCGATGAGCACAGCTATATCCTGCCCGGCCTGGGCGACGCCGGCGACCGCCAGTTCTTCACCGTGTAG
- a CDS encoding ATP-binding protein codes for MATLMEAMDWAATPLGPREQWPQSLRSAVTLILESRYPMMVAWGQDLIQFYNDALRPILGASKHPSALGAPAAETWPEAYGLIGPLMHGVMDSGVAVSNGNLLVPLDRFGFLEETHFDHSYSPIRDETGSVAGVLVTCQEMTTQVLGERRLGILRDLAAGTAEARTAEEACRIAAATLATAQADLPFALLYLLDAEGRNARLAGVSGLPAGLPASPETASLAATVDQASNGCWPLGSVVESGQTITLLDLARRFGVLPVAAAPPWDAPPWTAAPQSAVLLPLARPGQGRAVGVVVAGVSPRLALDQPYRDFMDLLAGQITSAIANARAYEEERGRAEALAELDRAKTVFFSNVSHEFRTPLTLLLGPLQDLLAGTAGELPSAAREQLLLAQRNAGRLLRLVNTLLDFSRIEAGRMQAVFEPTDLAALSADLASVFRSAVERAGLRLNIDCPPLPQPVYVDRELWEKIVLNLLSNALKFTFAGEIDVRLAWQGDHATLTVRDTGVGIPADELPRLFERFHRIQGTRGRSAEGTGIGLALVQELVRLHGGTVTVESTPGKGTAFRISVPAGSAHLPSDRIEAPRGAASTAIGAAPFVEEALRWLPDDTDSNPAPAPESESLPWQAAPPAVPAVHAARILIADDNADMRAYLQRLLGRRWRVEAVADGAAALAAARRQTPDLVLADVMMPGMDGFALLRALRTDEATRQAPVLLLSARAGEEASVEGLRAGADDYLVKPFSARELLARVSAHLELARLRAEAARREQALRREAEQAREAAEGERQRLFDLFIEAPAIICLLQGPEHRFVFANPRYWQVVGKRNPIGLSVREALPEIAAQGFLKLLDRVFASGQPAYGAEQLVLLDRNGTGALEQAYFDFIYQPTHGEDGRVDGIFVHAVEVTQQVRARQETERLAEANARLLRETKAALGERDAFIAAITHDLKSPLTSITGVVQLLERRAQSADTVESGPLRQGLGIIAGAGARMLAMVSELVDLARLQSGQPPELDRSTFDLVVAARHCVAEIQQTARRHTLTVAAQTDAVVGRWDRPRIERVITNMLSNAVKYSPDGGTIGVSVGTEDRQGAGWAVLRVSDQGAGIPRAELPHVFDRFYRGSNVSGHVAGAGIGLAGAKQIVELHGGTIEVESREGEGSTFTVRLPREE; via the coding sequence GTGGCCACGCTGATGGAGGCGATGGACTGGGCGGCAACGCCGCTCGGCCCGCGCGAGCAGTGGCCGCAGAGCCTGCGCAGCGCCGTCACCCTGATCCTGGAATCGCGCTACCCGATGATGGTGGCGTGGGGCCAGGATCTGATCCAGTTCTACAACGACGCCCTTCGCCCGATCCTTGGCGCCTCGAAGCACCCCTCGGCCCTGGGTGCGCCCGCTGCCGAGACCTGGCCCGAGGCCTACGGCTTGATCGGTCCGCTGATGCACGGCGTGATGGACTCCGGTGTGGCCGTGTCAAACGGGAACCTGCTGGTGCCCCTGGACCGCTTCGGCTTCTTGGAGGAGACCCACTTCGACCACTCCTACAGTCCGATTCGCGACGAGACGGGCAGCGTCGCCGGCGTGCTGGTGACCTGCCAGGAGATGACCACGCAGGTGCTCGGCGAGCGGCGCCTCGGCATCCTGCGCGACCTGGCGGCGGGCACGGCCGAGGCACGCACGGCGGAAGAGGCTTGCCGCATCGCGGCCGCCACGCTGGCGACGGCGCAGGCCGATCTGCCGTTTGCGCTGCTGTACCTGCTGGACGCCGAAGGGAGGAACGCCCGGCTGGCGGGCGTTTCGGGGCTGCCCGCGGGCCTGCCCGCATCGCCGGAGACCGCCTCGCTCGCCGCAACGGTCGATCAAGCCTCCAACGGCTGCTGGCCACTCGGCAGCGTGGTTGAGAGCGGCCAGACGATCACCCTGCTCGATCTCGCCAGGCGCTTCGGCGTGCTGCCGGTCGCTGCGGCTCCGCCCTGGGATGCGCCGCCGTGGACGGCCGCGCCGCAGAGCGCGGTGCTCCTGCCCCTGGCGCGGCCGGGCCAGGGCCGGGCGGTTGGGGTGGTGGTGGCGGGCGTCAGCCCGCGCCTGGCGCTCGATCAGCCCTACCGCGACTTCATGGACCTGCTGGCGGGACAGATTACCAGCGCCATCGCCAACGCCCGCGCCTACGAAGAGGAACGGGGACGCGCCGAGGCGCTGGCCGAGCTGGACCGCGCCAAGACGGTCTTCTTCTCCAACGTCAGCCACGAGTTCCGCACGCCGCTCACCCTGCTGCTGGGTCCGCTGCAGGATCTGCTGGCGGGAACGGCGGGTGAGCTGCCGTCCGCGGCGCGTGAGCAGCTTCTCCTGGCACAGCGTAATGCCGGCCGGCTGCTGCGGCTGGTGAACACGCTGCTGGACTTCTCGCGCATCGAGGCGGGGCGCATGCAGGCGGTGTTTGAGCCCACCGACCTCGCGGCGCTCAGCGCAGACCTGGCCAGCGTCTTTCGCTCGGCGGTGGAGCGCGCGGGGCTGCGGCTGAACATCGATTGCCCGCCGCTGCCGCAGCCGGTTTACGTCGACCGCGAGCTGTGGGAGAAGATCGTCCTCAATCTGCTATCCAACGCGCTGAAGTTCACGTTTGCGGGCGAGATCGACGTGCGCCTGGCCTGGCAGGGCGACCACGCGACGCTGACGGTGCGCGACACCGGCGTCGGCATCCCCGCCGACGAACTGCCCCGTCTGTTCGAGCGCTTCCACCGCATACAGGGCACGCGCGGCCGCAGTGCAGAGGGCACGGGCATCGGCCTGGCGCTGGTGCAGGAGCTGGTACGGTTGCACGGCGGCACGGTCACGGTGGAGAGCACGCCGGGCAAGGGGACGGCGTTCAGAATCTCGGTGCCGGCCGGCAGCGCCCACCTCCCATCCGATCGCATCGAGGCGCCGCGCGGCGCGGCCTCGACCGCGATCGGCGCCGCGCCCTTCGTGGAGGAGGCGCTGCGCTGGCTGCCGGACGACACCGACTCGAACCCGGCGCCGGCGCCGGAAAGCGAGAGCCTGCCCTGGCAGGCGGCGCCTCCCGCCGTCCCAGCCGTGCACGCGGCGCGAATCTTGATCGCCGACGACAACGCCGACATGCGCGCCTATCTGCAGCGCCTGCTCGGCCGGCGCTGGCGCGTGGAGGCCGTGGCCGACGGCGCGGCCGCGCTCGCCGCCGCGCGGCGGCAGACCCCGGATCTGGTGCTGGCCGACGTGATGATGCCGGGCATGGACGGCTTCGCTCTGCTGCGCGCGCTGCGCACGGATGAGGCGACGCGGCAGGCGCCGGTGCTGCTGCTCTCGGCGCGGGCCGGCGAAGAGGCCAGCGTCGAGGGTCTTCGGGCCGGCGCCGATGACTATCTGGTCAAGCCGTTCTCCGCACGCGAGCTGCTGGCGCGCGTGAGCGCGCACCTCGAACTGGCGCGGCTGCGGGCGGAGGCGGCGCGACGCGAGCAGGCGCTGCGGCGCGAAGCCGAGCAGGCGCGCGAGGCTGCCGAAGGCGAGCGTCAACGGCTGTTCGACCTCTTCATCGAGGCGCCGGCGATCATCTGCCTCCTGCAGGGGCCAGAGCACCGTTTCGTCTTCGCCAACCCGCGCTACTGGCAGGTCGTCGGCAAGCGCAACCCCATCGGCCTCAGCGTGCGCGAGGCCTTGCCCGAGATCGCCGCACAGGGCTTCCTGAAACTGCTGGACCGGGTCTTCGCCAGCGGCCAGCCGGCCTACGGCGCCGAGCAACTCGTGCTGCTCGACCGCAACGGCACCGGCGCCCTGGAGCAGGCGTACTTCGACTTCATCTATCAGCCCACCCACGGCGAGGATGGCCGCGTCGACGGCATCTTCGTCCACGCCGTAGAAGTGACGCAGCAAGTGCGGGCGCGCCAGGAGACCGAGCGGCTTGCCGAAGCGAATGCCCGGCTGCTCCGTGAAACGAAGGCTGCCCTCGGCGAGCGCGACGCCTTCATCGCCGCGATCACTCACGATCTGAAGTCGCCGCTGACGAGCATCACCGGCGTGGTGCAACTGCTCGAACGCCGGGCGCAGAGCGCCGATACGGTGGAGAGCGGCCCGCTGCGGCAAGGCCTGGGCATCATCGCGGGCGCCGGGGCGCGCATGCTGGCGATGGTATCCGAGTTGGTGGATCTCGCGCGGCTGCAGAGCGGGCAGCCGCCCGAGCTGGATCGCTCGACCTTCGACCTCGTGGTGGCGGCGCGGCATTGCGTGGCCGAGATCCAGCAGACGGCACGCCGTCATACGCTCACCGTCGCGGCGCAGACGGATGCGGTCGTCGGACGGTGGGACCGGCCGCGGATCGAACGCGTGATCACCAATATGCTCAGCAACGCGGTCAAATACAGTCCGGACGGCGGCACGATCGGCGTGAGCGTCGGCACGGAGGATCGTCAGGGAGCCGGCTGGGCGGTGCTGCGGGTGAGCGATCAGGGCGCCGGCATCCCGCGGGCCGAACTCCCGCACGTGTTCGACCGCTTCTACCGTGGCAGCAACGTCAGCGGCCATGTCGCTGGCGCCGGCATCGGCCTCGCCGGCGCGAAGCAGATCGTGGAGCTGCACGGCGGCACGATCGAGGTGGAGAGCCGCGAAGGTGAAGGCTCGACCTTCACCGTGCGCCTGCCGCGGGAGGAGTAA